The following proteins are co-located in the Spirosoma montaniterrae genome:
- the ccoG gene encoding cytochrome c oxidase accessory protein CcoG — translation MIDADESFRIHLPNQQADGGRKWLYPRATSGRFTRWRTWVAWVLLACLFAGPFVWVDGHPLFLFNVIERRFVVFGVPFWPQDFYLVAIGLITFVVFIALFTVVFGRVWCGWACPQTIFMEMVFRKIETLIEGDHNAKRRLDAGPWTTEKVAKKTAKHGVFFLISFLISNTFLAYLIGRDQLVAIITDNPAQHLGGLASMLVFTGVFYLVFARLREIVCTTICPYGRLQGVMLDKNSLVVAYDYLRGEPRGKRVKNEELKIKSENHFSLLIFNSPKGDCVDCKLCVQVCPTGIDIRNGIQLECINCTACMDACDEVMDKISRPRGLIRIDSQNGIEQRRPFRLTGRIVAYSAVLLGLLGLMGFLLISRPAADVTVLRAPGQLYQRGPGQTVSNLYSVEIINKTYQSMSLTIKPERTDARLRFVQPLYSLPPGSLTKALFFIDLPERAIHASSTPVTLHITANGEPVSDVKTTFLGPTD, via the coding sequence ATGATTGACGCCGACGAATCGTTTCGTATACACCTGCCAAATCAACAGGCCGATGGCGGGCGGAAGTGGCTCTATCCACGCGCTACGTCGGGGCGGTTTACGCGCTGGCGGACGTGGGTGGCCTGGGTGTTGCTGGCTTGTTTGTTTGCCGGGCCGTTTGTTTGGGTCGATGGGCATCCGCTGTTTCTGTTCAACGTGATCGAACGGCGATTCGTCGTATTTGGCGTTCCGTTCTGGCCGCAGGATTTTTATTTGGTCGCTATCGGCCTGATTACGTTTGTCGTGTTTATCGCACTGTTTACGGTGGTGTTTGGGCGGGTCTGGTGCGGCTGGGCCTGTCCGCAGACGATTTTTATGGAGATGGTGTTCCGCAAAATCGAAACGCTGATTGAAGGTGATCACAACGCCAAACGACGCTTAGACGCCGGGCCGTGGACAACCGAAAAAGTCGCGAAGAAAACGGCCAAGCACGGCGTATTTTTTCTGATTTCGTTTCTGATTAGTAACACCTTTCTGGCATACCTGATTGGCCGCGACCAACTGGTTGCCATTATCACCGACAACCCCGCGCAACACCTCGGCGGGCTGGCGAGTATGCTGGTATTTACGGGTGTTTTTTACCTCGTTTTCGCCCGATTGCGCGAAATCGTTTGTACGACCATCTGCCCATACGGACGCTTGCAGGGCGTTATGCTCGACAAAAATTCGCTCGTCGTCGCCTACGACTACCTGCGCGGAGAGCCGAGGGGAAAGAGAGTGAAAAATGAAGAGTTAAAAATTAAAAGTGAAAATCATTTTTCACTTTTAATTTTTAACTCCCCAAAGGGGGACTGCGTCGATTGCAAACTGTGTGTGCAGGTGTGCCCGACGGGTATTGATATTCGGAACGGGATTCAGTTGGAGTGTATCAACTGCACGGCCTGCATGGACGCCTGCGACGAGGTGATGGACAAAATCAGTCGCCCACGCGGGCTGATTCGGATAGATTCGCAAAACGGTATCGAGCAGAGACGCCCGTTTCGACTAACGGGGCGAATCGTAGCCTACAGTGCGGTGCTGCTGGGGTTGCTGGGCCTGATGGGATTTCTGCTCATCAGCCGACCCGCTGCCGACGTAACGGTGTTGCGGGCACCGGGGCAACTGTATCAACGCGGGCCGGGACAGACCGTCTCGAACCTCTACAGCGTCGAAATTATTAACAAAACCTACCAATCTATGTCGCTGACTATCAAGCCCGAGCGAACAGATGCACGGTTGCGGTTCGTACAGCCGCTCTATTCGCTGCCGCCCGGTTCGCTTACCAAAGCTTTGTTTTTTATCGATCTGCCCGAACGCGCCATCCACGCCAGCAGCACACCCGTAACGCTCCACATCACCGCCAACGGCGAACCGGTGAGCGATGTAAAAACAACCTTTTTAGGACCAACGGATTGA
- a CDS encoding FixH family protein: MNWGKAITLTFIAFAGFIGTMVYWMCQQRVDLVRDDYYQSELAHQKHIDRVSNAARLTNLVNMTYLETEQQLAFALPTSLRRGTITFYRPADRQQDFRVSIPNAQTTSRRTLVPTSKLARGHWRVQISWTDGQRDYYTENEVFL; encoded by the coding sequence ATGAATTGGGGAAAAGCTATTACGTTGACATTCATTGCCTTTGCCGGATTCATTGGCACAATGGTGTACTGGATGTGTCAGCAGCGCGTCGATTTGGTACGCGACGATTATTATCAGAGCGAACTGGCTCATCAAAAACACATCGACCGGGTAAGCAACGCGGCCCGGCTAACCAATTTGGTAAACATGACCTACCTCGAAACCGAACAGCAACTGGCGTTTGCACTGCCTACCTCACTCCGGCGCGGCACCATTACCTTCTACCGCCCCGCCGACCGGCAGCAGGATTTTCGCGTGTCGATACCCAACGCGCAAACCACAAGCCGCCGAACTCTTGTACCGACCAGCAAACTGGCACGGGGCCACTGGCGCGTTCAGATTAGCTGGACCGACGGGCAACGCGACTACTACACTGAAAACGAGGTGTTTTTATGA
- a CDS encoding sulfite exporter TauE/SafE family protein, whose translation MSAWLLTALLAGVAGSLHCVGMCGPLAAALPVGRLPQAQRGIAVGLYHAGRLLAYAALGLVLGSVGHGLLLAGLQQPLAIGAGLLLLVWPIVTRSRFGGLTALRPMRWLSVPMARLFQSPSLTSFGLLGVLNGLLPCGMVYVALAGAVVTGSAPGSATYMVLFGLGTVPALVLVRFVPAFFSAGLRRQLSRLTPLVTVGLGILLLGRGLYQPTLKSDTKEPITICHGGR comes from the coding sequence ATGAGTGCCTGGCTACTAACGGCCTTGCTGGCGGGCGTGGCCGGTAGTCTGCACTGCGTCGGAATGTGCGGCCCGCTGGCGGCTGCGCTACCCGTTGGCCGACTGCCACAAGCGCAACGCGGGATTGCCGTGGGGCTGTATCATGCCGGGCGGTTGCTGGCCTACGCGGCTTTGGGTTTAGTGTTGGGCAGTGTCGGGCATGGGCTGTTGCTGGCTGGCTTACAGCAACCGTTAGCTATTGGTGCCGGGCTGCTGCTATTGGTTTGGCCCATAGTTACCCGGAGCCGATTTGGTGGGCTAACGGCGTTGCGGCCTATGCGCTGGCTTTCGGTGCCGATGGCGCGGTTGTTTCAGTCGCCCTCGTTAACGTCATTCGGACTATTGGGGGTACTGAATGGACTGCTGCCCTGCGGCATGGTATATGTAGCCTTGGCCGGGGCCGTTGTAACCGGGAGTGCGCCGGGAAGTGCTACCTATATGGTTCTGTTTGGCTTAGGCACCGTACCCGCATTGGTGCTGGTACGTTTTGTGCCAGCGTTCTTTTCGGCAGGTCTGCGTCGGCAGTTGTCGCGACTGACACCGTTGGTAACGGTGGGGCTGGGTATTTTACTGCTGGGCCGGGGTCTGTATCAGCCTACCCTAAAATCGGATACGAAAGAGCCAATAACAATCTGTCACGGAGGGCGTTAG
- a CDS encoding thioredoxin domain-containing protein has protein sequence MDATHTTPIYIPAQTAVLLCFLPAKPQPPAEGASLSVLTDRLQQQLPPSVRLLKVDEIRHADVVKSFNLSQLPAFVLVQQGVELGRREGTRSWDDVVSLTGLL, from the coding sequence ATGGATGCTACGCACACAACGCCAATTTACATACCGGCCCAGACAGCGGTGCTGTTGTGTTTTCTGCCCGCCAAACCTCAACCGCCGGCAGAGGGTGCATCGCTTTCGGTACTGACAGACCGGCTGCAACAACAGTTACCGCCCTCGGTACGGCTCCTGAAAGTTGATGAAATTCGCCACGCCGACGTAGTTAAGAGCTTTAACCTGAGTCAGTTGCCCGCTTTCGTCCTGGTACAGCAAGGCGTTGAATTGGGTCGTCGGGAAGGAACCCGCAGTTGGGATGACGTGGTGTCGCTTACGGGGCTGTTGTGA
- a CDS encoding PAS domain-containing sensor histidine kinase, giving the protein MHTLFNNPVFTHATIGILVSDSAGQIVSINQMVQQLFGYERDELLNQNIDVLVPVPVQGIHARLRQSFVENPSVRAMGHNRDLHARRKDGSVFPVEISLSYFRQNDELFVVAYIIDITLKKETERQLLDQRDYIQRLNADLEQKVADRTHALMNTLEQLEQSRDELTRALAAERELGELKSRFVSMASHEFRTPLTTVLTSAALIEKYTTTEQQDKRLRHLDRIRASVNHLNDILEEFLSVGRLEEGRIEPHPAETDVPKLIAETVADMQGMLKEGQTVQTDVLCDCPVWLDSSLLRKVMVNLLSNAIKYSGPGSVVTIRCHCAEEQLTLVVADQGIGIPKDDQEHLFGRFFRAKNATNIAGTGLGLHIVGRYVELLGGTVSLTSEPGVGTTVTVVLHSLKNPYPGQAASLFPSRHV; this is encoded by the coding sequence ATGCATACGCTATTTAACAACCCTGTTTTTACCCACGCTACCATCGGCATACTTGTGTCTGACAGCGCGGGACAGATCGTATCAATTAATCAAATGGTTCAGCAACTGTTTGGTTATGAGCGTGATGAGTTATTAAACCAAAACATCGACGTGCTGGTGCCGGTGCCGGTTCAGGGTATTCATGCCCGGCTGCGGCAGTCGTTTGTCGAAAATCCATCGGTGCGGGCTATGGGCCACAACCGCGATTTACACGCCCGCCGGAAAGATGGCTCGGTGTTCCCGGTCGAAATCAGTCTCAGTTATTTTCGACAGAACGATGAGTTGTTCGTGGTAGCATACATCATCGACATCACCCTCAAGAAAGAAACCGAACGGCAGTTGCTGGACCAGCGCGACTATATTCAGCGGCTCAACGCCGACCTCGAACAGAAAGTAGCCGACCGCACCCACGCGCTCATGAATACGCTCGAACAGTTGGAGCAATCGCGTGATGAACTGACCCGCGCTTTAGCCGCCGAACGGGAATTAGGCGAACTGAAATCGCGCTTTGTGTCGATGGCGTCGCACGAGTTTCGCACGCCACTCACTACCGTGCTCACGTCAGCCGCGCTCATCGAAAAATACACAACCACCGAACAGCAGGACAAACGGCTGCGTCACCTCGACCGCATCCGGGCTTCGGTCAATCACCTGAACGATATTCTGGAAGAGTTTCTGTCGGTTGGGCGGCTGGAAGAAGGGCGTATTGAACCGCACCCCGCCGAAACGGATGTGCCGAAGCTGATTGCCGAAACTGTGGCCGACATGCAGGGGATGCTGAAAGAAGGGCAGACTGTGCAAACCGACGTGCTGTGTGACTGCCCGGTTTGGCTCGATTCGTCGCTGCTGCGTAAAGTGATGGTCAACCTGCTGTCGAATGCCATCAAATATTCGGGGCCGGGGTCGGTTGTGACGATACGGTGCCACTGCGCCGAAGAACAGCTAACCCTGGTGGTGGCCGATCAGGGCATCGGCATTCCAAAAGATGACCAGGAACACTTGTTCGGGCGGTTTTTTCGGGCCAAAAACGCTACCAATATTGCCGGAACAGGGTTGGGCCTACACATCGTTGGCCGTTACGTCGAACTGCTGGGCGGCACCGTTTCGCTCACCAGCGAACCCGGCGTGGGCACTACCGTAACCGTTGTGCTGCATAGCCTGAAAAACCCGTATCCGGGCCAGGCTGCATCACTCTTCCCGAGTCGGCACGTATGA
- a CDS encoding bifunctional nuclease family protein translates to MPPIDLSIIALSESISQPGNYALILEDKEGKRRIPLVIGPTEAQAIAVAMEKMQPLRPFTHDLITNIMRQTGVRLKEVLISRFENDIFYADIVLLRDNGEAISMDARPSDAIALAVRFDCPLRATPDVVEASGYFVDDRTRDKKGSYAEYTLAELEELLTKIIKKEDYESAARIRDAIDRRRGMG, encoded by the coding sequence ATGCCGCCAATTGACTTATCGATTATAGCCCTGTCGGAAAGCATCTCCCAGCCGGGCAACTACGCCCTCATTCTGGAAGACAAGGAAGGAAAACGGCGCATTCCACTCGTCATTGGCCCCACCGAGGCACAGGCGATTGCTGTGGCTATGGAAAAGATGCAGCCGCTACGTCCGTTTACGCATGACCTGATAACGAACATCATGCGGCAAACAGGTGTGCGGCTCAAAGAAGTACTCATCAGCCGCTTCGAGAACGATATTTTTTACGCCGACATCGTGCTGCTTCGGGACAATGGCGAGGCAATCAGCATGGATGCCCGGCCCTCCGATGCCATTGCTCTGGCCGTTCGGTTCGATTGCCCGCTCCGGGCCACGCCCGACGTGGTGGAAGCTTCGGGGTATTTTGTGGATGACCGCACACGCGACAAAAAAGGCTCCTACGCTGAATACACGCTCGCTGAACTGGAGGAATTACTGACGAAAATTATCAAAAAAGAAGATTACGAAAGCGCGGCCCGCATTCGTGACGCCATCGACCGACGGCGCGGGATGGGGTAG
- a CDS encoding urease accessory protein, which produces MDQLLPFLLALSVGFAHAFEADHLVAVSNIVTRRNNIGLALKDGIFWGLGHSSTILLVGSIFIVGKFVLHEENFRYLEAGVGVMLLSLGVFRLYRLTTQSTNAVAHVPGSQVLHLHTQPISNHTHRLAYGVGLIHGLAGSGALILSVLTQIKGTGAGLLYLTLFGTGSIGGMMVAAGAFSVPLALRWQRRSAVRSVLTVLSSVCCVVLGIRVLWENLN; this is translated from the coding sequence ATGGATCAACTGCTGCCGTTTTTGCTGGCTCTGAGCGTAGGATTTGCCCACGCCTTCGAGGCTGACCATTTAGTGGCCGTCAGCAACATCGTTACGCGCCGAAACAACATCGGGCTTGCGCTGAAAGACGGGATTTTCTGGGGGCTGGGCCACTCGTCTACAATCCTTCTGGTGGGTAGCATTTTCATCGTCGGGAAGTTCGTGCTACATGAAGAGAATTTCCGCTACCTCGAAGCGGGCGTGGGGGTAATGTTGCTGAGTTTGGGCGTTTTCAGACTGTATCGCCTGACCACGCAATCAACCAATGCGGTGGCACACGTGCCGGGTAGTCAGGTGTTGCACCTGCACACGCAGCCAATCAGCAACCACACCCACAGGCTGGCCTACGGCGTGGGGCTAATCCACGGGCTGGCTGGTAGCGGGGCACTGATTTTGTCGGTACTCACCCAGATCAAAGGTACGGGTGCGGGTTTACTTTACCTGACCCTGTTCGGAACAGGCTCCATCGGCGGCATGATGGTAGCTGCCGGCGCGTTTAGCGTTCCCCTGGCACTGCGCTGGCAACGTCGCAGTGCCGTCCGCAGCGTCCTGACCGTTCTCTCGTCGGTCTGTTGCGTCGTGCTCGGTATCCGGGTATTGTGGGAAAACCTGAACTGA
- the hypE gene encoding hydrogenase expression/formation protein HypE, with protein sequence MILSCPMPKLDFDVITLGHGSGGILTHKLLEAGVFDLLRNPLLDTHHDGAMLTFGGPVAFTTDSYVITPVFFPGGNIGELAVNGTVNDLAMCGAIPRYLSLSFILEEGLTMTEFWQVLVSIKEAAERAGVQVVTGDTKVVERGKGDKLFINTSGLGEVHPRAAISSRRVQPGDKIIVSGPVATHGIAIMSVREGLAFDTTLESDTAPLNHTVRALLDEFGSGIHLLRDPTRGGVATVLNEIARDTKTGVDIRQAAIPVLDEVMGACELLGLDPLYVANEGVFLALVAAEVADRFVGMLQSLPYGESAAIIGEVVAAHPGQVVLTSRIGGRRVVNMLVGEQLPRIC encoded by the coding sequence ATGATACTTTCCTGCCCGATGCCCAAGCTGGATTTTGACGTAATCACCCTCGGTCACGGGAGCGGAGGCATATTAACCCATAAACTGCTGGAAGCGGGCGTGTTCGACCTGCTCCGAAATCCGCTGCTCGACACCCACCACGACGGGGCTATGCTGACTTTCGGCGGGCCGGTGGCCTTCACCACCGATAGCTACGTGATTACGCCCGTTTTCTTTCCCGGCGGCAATATCGGCGAACTGGCCGTGAACGGCACAGTCAACGACCTGGCTATGTGCGGAGCCATTCCCCGGTATCTGTCGCTGAGTTTTATTCTCGAAGAAGGGCTGACCATGACCGAGTTCTGGCAGGTGCTGGTCAGCATCAAAGAAGCCGCCGAACGGGCTGGCGTACAGGTCGTAACGGGCGATACGAAGGTGGTGGAGCGGGGAAAAGGCGACAAACTGTTTATCAATACATCGGGGCTGGGCGAGGTGCATCCGCGTGCGGCCATTAGCAGCCGACGGGTGCAGCCGGGCGACAAAATCATTGTCAGCGGCCCGGTTGCCACCCACGGCATTGCCATTATGTCGGTGCGCGAAGGGCTGGCATTCGATACGACACTCGAAAGCGACACGGCCCCGCTGAACCACACCGTGCGCGCCCTGCTCGATGAGTTCGGGTCAGGCATTCACCTGCTGCGCGACCCCACACGCGGGGGTGTGGCAACGGTGCTCAACGAAATAGCCCGCGATACGAAAACCGGTGTCGATATCCGGCAGGCCGCCATCCCCGTTCTCGACGAAGTAATGGGTGCCTGCGAACTGCTGGGTCTCGACCCGCTCTATGTAGCCAATGAGGGCGTCTTTCTGGCATTGGTGGCGGCAGAGGTTGCCGACCGGTTTGTGGGCATGCTTCAGTCACTACCCTACGGCGAATCGGCAGCGATCATCGGCGAGGTGGTGGCCGCGCATCCGGGGCAGGTCGTTCTGACGAGCCGTATTGGTGGTCGGCGCGTGGTAAATATGCTGGTGGGTGAGCAACTGCCCCGTATCTGTTGA
- the hypD gene encoding hydrogenase formation protein HypD gives MKHLTEYRSVELVEQYVAELHRTATRPWTLMEVCGGQTHSLVKNGLLNLLPPSITMVHGPGCPVCVTPLNLIDKAVYLAEERGVMLCSFGDMIRVPGSQKSLLDAKAAGADVRILYSPLEAVRLARENPHRDVVFFAVGFETTAPANALSVLQARQLGLKNYSILASHVLVPPAMEAVMQDADTNIQSFLAAGHVCAIMGLDEYLPLVRRYGLPIVVTGFEPVDLLQGILMAVRQLERGEARLENQYVRVVRPEGNPEARRIIGQVFETVDREWRGIGTIPGSGWAVRPELADFDADKKFAVTIAKAPECPDCIAGLVLKGIKKPHECSQFGRACTPERPLGAPMVSSEGACAAYYHFASVETQDVASLQISKL, from the coding sequence ATGAAACACCTGACCGAATACCGAAGCGTAGAACTGGTTGAGCAGTACGTGGCGGAACTACACCGCACCGCCACGCGCCCCTGGACCCTCATGGAAGTGTGTGGAGGGCAAACCCACAGCTTAGTGAAAAATGGACTGCTGAACCTGCTGCCCCCATCTATCACGATGGTACACGGACCCGGTTGCCCCGTCTGCGTAACCCCGCTGAACCTGATCGACAAGGCCGTTTATCTGGCCGAAGAGCGGGGCGTAATGCTGTGTTCGTTTGGCGACATGATTCGGGTGCCCGGTTCGCAGAAAAGCCTGCTTGACGCCAAAGCCGCCGGGGCCGACGTGCGGATTCTGTATTCTCCGCTCGAAGCGGTTCGGCTGGCCCGTGAAAACCCGCACCGCGACGTGGTGTTTTTTGCCGTGGGTTTCGAGACAACCGCCCCGGCCAATGCCCTTTCCGTGCTACAGGCTCGGCAACTGGGCCTGAAAAACTATTCGATTCTGGCTTCGCACGTGCTGGTGCCGCCCGCTATGGAGGCCGTGATGCAGGATGCCGATACCAACATTCAGAGCTTTCTGGCGGCAGGGCACGTTTGTGCCATCATGGGTTTGGATGAGTACCTTCCGCTGGTGCGCCGGTACGGGTTGCCCATCGTGGTTACGGGCTTCGAGCCGGTCGATTTGTTGCAGGGCATTCTGATGGCCGTGCGGCAGTTGGAACGGGGCGAAGCGCGTCTCGAAAATCAGTACGTTCGCGTGGTGCGGCCCGAAGGCAACCCCGAAGCCCGGCGCATCATCGGACAGGTGTTCGAGACCGTTGACCGCGAATGGCGGGGCATTGGCACAATTCCGGGCAGCGGCTGGGCGGTGCGTCCCGAACTGGCCGACTTCGACGCCGACAAAAAATTCGCAGTAACCATTGCCAAAGCTCCCGAATGCCCCGACTGCATTGCTGGACTGGTGCTGAAAGGCATCAAAAAACCGCACGAGTGCAGTCAGTTTGGTCGAGCCTGCACCCCCGAACGTCCGCTGGGTGCGCCGATGGTGTCATCAGAAGGAGCCTGCGCAGCCTATTACCATTTTGCTTCCGTAGAGACGCAAGATGTTGCGTCTCTACAAATTTCAAAATTATGA
- a CDS encoding HypC/HybG/HupF family hydrogenase formation chaperone, with protein MCLAIPGKIKSIDYQYDGLVRMAQISFGGITKEASLDMVPQAQVGDYVLVHVGVAISVVDEEEAQKSFQYLAEIGELDELTESSQIDRHPL; from the coding sequence ATGTGCTTAGCTATTCCCGGTAAAATAAAATCCATCGATTACCAGTACGACGGGCTGGTACGTATGGCCCAGATTTCGTTCGGTGGCATTACAAAAGAAGCCAGCCTCGACATGGTGCCGCAGGCGCAGGTCGGCGACTATGTACTGGTACACGTCGGCGTAGCCATCAGCGTCGTCGATGAAGAAGAAGCGCAGAAATCATTTCAGTATTTAGCCGAAATCGGCGAACTGGATGAACTCACCGAAAGCAGTCAGATTGACCGCCACCCGCTATGA
- the hypF gene encoding carbamoyltransferase HypF has product MTWHLHLTGLVQGVGFRPFVWQLVQAMQLRGTVCNGVDGVHIYVNADRDTAERFRHLLREKAPPLAQIDTIRMETAEPTDFADFRIIESDVQGQPNLLLPPDIALCATCRTELTEPANRRFGYAFTTCTHCGPRYSILQKLPYDRPATTMAPFGMCADCRTEYYNPADRRFFAQTNSCPACPVEFRLFGADGTAIDARQEMQVDVCLTALRQGSIVAVKGIGGYLLLCDATNADTVETLRERKHRPAKPLAVLYPDRATLEGDCHVRADEWDLLTGVAAPIVLLRRHEQPASGIAVQQLAPGLDHIGAMLPYAPLLALLAEGFSGPLVATSGNRSGFPICYTNEQALTQLTTVADYILTHNRAIAVPQDDSVMWLTPVFRQPVMLRRSRGYAPTYIPALPEGSGANTLALGASLKSTFAWQLRGNTYVSQYLGDLESFDTQEQFRQTLTHFRTLFNATPTLLLADAHEGYFSTQLARELSATWNIPLRLVQHHEAHLAAVLAEHDLLNQPQPVLGILWDGTGYGTDGQVWGGEFIAYKANTDEPFTRMAHFAYFDALLGDKMPREPRLSALSLVHEHPAAESLLRNRFTAVEWAFYQKLLPQNRLKTSSVGRLFDAVASLLGLTDQVSYEGEAALLLEEHATRFVEQNGFTTLRSYLPRPWFGTNVPTQHIAAGVLADRLANVPVGQIAATFHYTLVEVVAAVARQTGHTRLAFSGGVFQNALLVDWLRHRFGHTHTLFFHRQLSPGDECIALGQLAHVTCTQLLHEISDNDVLSYSR; this is encoded by the coding sequence ATGACCTGGCACCTCCATCTAACCGGCCTGGTACAGGGCGTTGGCTTTCGGCCATTCGTCTGGCAACTGGTGCAGGCTATGCAGCTTCGCGGCACGGTCTGCAACGGGGTCGATGGTGTGCATATTTACGTCAATGCCGACAGGGATACGGCAGAGCGGTTTCGGCACCTGTTGCGGGAAAAAGCCCCTCCGCTGGCCCAGATAGACACGATTCGGATGGAGACAGCCGAGCCGACAGACTTCGCTGACTTTCGGATTATCGAAAGCGACGTGCAGGGGCAACCCAATCTGCTGCTGCCCCCGGATATTGCTCTGTGTGCTACGTGCCGAACAGAACTGACCGAACCGGCGAACCGTCGGTTTGGCTACGCGTTCACAACCTGTACACACTGCGGGCCGCGTTATTCGATTCTGCAAAAGCTTCCCTACGACCGACCCGCCACCACGATGGCCCCGTTCGGGATGTGCGCCGATTGCCGAACCGAGTACTACAATCCGGCTGACCGCCGTTTTTTTGCCCAGACCAATTCCTGCCCGGCCTGTCCGGTCGAGTTTCGGCTGTTCGGGGCAGACGGAACAGCCATCGACGCGCGTCAGGAAATGCAGGTAGACGTGTGTTTAACAGCACTCAGGCAGGGCAGCATTGTGGCCGTGAAAGGTATTGGCGGGTATTTGTTGCTCTGTGATGCCACCAACGCCGACACTGTTGAAACGCTGCGTGAGCGCAAACACCGCCCCGCCAAACCACTGGCGGTGCTGTATCCTGACCGGGCTACGCTGGAAGGAGACTGCCACGTCAGGGCCGACGAATGGGACTTGCTGACGGGTGTGGCCGCACCAATCGTGCTGCTCCGTCGGCACGAGCAGCCTGCGTCGGGTATTGCCGTTCAGCAACTGGCACCGGGGCTTGACCATATTGGCGCGATGCTGCCCTACGCCCCGCTGCTGGCTTTGCTGGCCGAAGGTTTTAGTGGGCCATTGGTAGCTACGAGCGGCAACCGGAGTGGTTTCCCCATCTGCTACACCAACGAGCAGGCTCTGACCCAGCTCACCACCGTGGCCGACTACATCCTGACCCACAACCGGGCCATTGCCGTACCGCAGGACGATTCGGTGATGTGGCTGACGCCCGTTTTTCGCCAGCCGGTTATGCTGCGCCGGTCGCGGGGGTACGCGCCGACCTACATCCCGGCCCTGCCAGAAGGCAGCGGAGCAAACACGCTGGCGTTGGGGGCTTCGCTCAAAAGTACCTTCGCCTGGCAGTTGCGGGGAAACACCTATGTAAGTCAGTATCTGGGCGATCTGGAAAGTTTTGACACGCAGGAGCAGTTTCGCCAAACGCTCACGCACTTCCGCACCTTGTTCAACGCTACTCCCACCCTGCTGCTGGCCGATGCCCACGAGGGCTATTTCTCCACCCAACTGGCCCGCGAACTCTCGGCAACCTGGAACATACCGCTTCGGCTGGTGCAACACCATGAGGCTCATCTGGCGGCTGTACTGGCCGAACACGACCTGCTGAACCAACCCCAGCCTGTGCTGGGTATACTCTGGGATGGCACCGGCTACGGCACCGATGGGCAAGTGTGGGGCGGGGAGTTTATTGCTTACAAAGCCAACACCGACGAGCCGTTTACCCGAATGGCCCACTTCGCCTATTTCGACGCACTGCTGGGCGATAAAATGCCCCGTGAACCCCGCCTGTCGGCCCTGTCGCTGGTGCATGAGCATCCCGCTGCGGAGAGCCTGCTACGCAACAGGTTCACGGCTGTCGAGTGGGCTTTCTACCAGAAACTGCTACCACAGAATCGGCTGAAAACAAGCAGTGTAGGACGGCTCTTCGATGCGGTAGCTTCGCTGCTGGGGCTGACCGACCAGGTCAGTTATGAAGGTGAAGCGGCCTTGCTGCTGGAGGAACACGCCACCCGGTTTGTGGAGCAAAATGGCTTTACGACCCTTCGTAGCTACCTGCCCCGTCCCTGGTTCGGCACCAACGTACCGACTCAACACATTGCTGCGGGTGTGCTGGCCGACCGGCTCGCCAACGTGCCGGTCGGGCAAATTGCGGCCACGTTTCATTACACCTTAGTCGAAGTTGTTGCTGCGGTGGCCCGGCAAACGGGACATACCCGACTGGCATTTAGTGGGGGTGTGTTCCAGAATGCCCTCCTGGTCGATTGGCTTCGACACCGGTTTGGACATACGCATACGCTGTTTTTCCATCGTCAGTTGTCGCCCGGCGACGAATGCATTGCGCTCGGCCAACTGGCCCACGTTACCTGTACTCAGTTACTTCACGAAATCTCTGATAACGATGTGCTTAGCTATTCCCGGTAA